Part of the Amblyomma americanum isolate KBUSLIRL-KWMA chromosome 7, ASM5285725v1, whole genome shotgun sequence genome, CAGCCCCGAAACAAAGGCCACATTTATTTCCTACTTTGAAGCGGGAATGACACCCTCTCAGGCTATAAACCACCATGAGAGTCTCCTCGCTGTGCAGCCAGATGGGCCACAACTTCTAGCAAGTGGTTTTGTGAATCCTACTAAAAGGGCCGTGTACTACATGCACGACCATTGGCGGACCGACAAGTATGGACCATGCGGGAGTCCACTGGTCAAGTTGCAGGAAAAGATGCCACAATATGTAGCCCAAGGTATGCAATATCATTCCTAaaatttcactgtaatatgttTGAAACCTATGCAGCATGCCAAGTTGGTGTCCTTGCTGCTGCTCGTACAGAGAAGTAAGCGCGCCACATGCAGTGACAGGAACTTTCTATACAGGATGAAGCATGAACTTAATAGTGCAGCTGCTCTGCAGCCCAGTAGGTCGCTGCTGCGGAGTTTAGCAGCAACTCTCGGCTGGCATGCTGCGCTCGCTTCACTGCCGAAGGCATTGTGGAAACTAACTGTACCTTAATATGCACTGTGATTAGAATATTTATAGTGTACTGGTGGCAGGATTATACTTCTTATATTAGGCAGTGGCTAGCTCCAAAGCACCATGTGCTGCGGCTCCAGTGAAAAGCACATTACATCTAGGAATGCCTAGCGAGTGGTGTGCTACCAGTACACTGATGGACGACGCTTTGTTGCAAGAAGCCCGCTGCTACAGGGAGTGCAATGTATTCTTGTTTTTAGGTTACAGATAAGCtcatttcttgccattttttAGACATCGAATTACCAACATATCAAACTTTTCGTGAGCCCCGTCAAGTTTgatatatccgggtttgactgtTGTAGTTGTAGTCAAGTAGCAGTagcagtttggtttatggggtttaacatcctaaacCAATTTAGGCTATGAGGGGTGCAGTAGTAGAGGACTTCggataatttcaatcacctggggttcactttacgtgcaatgacatcgtatAGTACATGGGTCTTAAGCATTTTGCCTTCAATGAaatgcaaccgctgcagccgggattgaacctacgCCTTTCAGGTGAGCAGCGAAGCACCGTAACCACCGAGTTACTGTGGcggttagtagtagtagtagtagtagtagtagtagaaatctGCAAGCTAACCCAAGACAAAGAAGGAGGGAGAAATAAGAGGAGGCGAAGACGAGAAAAATCAGGGCTCTCACCAAATGTTTTAACTAATCTGTAGCTTAGTTTGGCCATAATTTTTCACATACTACATGTGTTCCATCAGTCATGAGCAATATGGTAGCAGCCATGGCTCCTAGGCAAAACTGTGAACCAACATCATTTCTGACACTACCAAGAGAGATGCCTTTCCAAGCAAAAGTTGAAAACATTGTTTCACACTTTTTGACTTTCtcctgccatcaatactgaataGCTCGCAAATGTGACTCCCATTTGTGACGCACATCTGCCTAAACTTTCAATCATACCTAGCATATGACAGAGCGTTAAAATATAGTTACTACAGAAAGGAGGCAGCAAATATGTTCCCTGCAAAATGCCGCAATGTTCATTAGTGGTAATATAACAAGCGCCATGTCAATTCTTCCTCTGGAAATCTCGGTATCTGTGTTACTTCATTTGTGTCTCCTGAATGACCATTCTGCATGTTCTGTTGCACAGGCACAGATGTCTACACCAGCAGTAAGGCAGATGACTGCTGGGCAGCACTCGTGGTCACACCCATTATGCGACTCCAGAGCCTGGAGTCAGCTCAAGAACTCATCTTTGTTGACTCGACGGCTTCCTGCGACACTACAAGTAGCACAGTCACAGTgttgttgacagccacaaaagctGGTGCAGTGCCAATAGCTGTGCTAATACACAGCTCACAGAGCAGGGAGGGCTACAGTTTGGCTTTCCAGCTGCTGAAGCATTGCTACCCAACATGCTTTGGAAACAGAGAGGTAAGGGTTTCTGAACTAATGCAGGAGCTGGAAAATAGCGACAGTATTTAACGGGTGACAGTTGTAGATTATGTTGCTTATTTTTTAAGGAAAATCAAATGACGTCATTAGCATCTGACATACTGTTGTTGGAAGTGAGGTGCTTGTGCACTGTTGTTGAAAGTGGCATGCTTGCTTCAAGATGTTTAGAAACCATACTCTTAAATGAAAACGACTTTCTTTGTTTTCAACAAATTTCGTTTCTTAACTTCAGTTTTCCCTGTGAAGCTGGTATCGGGGAAAGAAGGTCTCACCATGGTAAAGCACGTACACGCACTGCCCGCCTTACTTTTGCAAAGGTAAACTTCACATATGGGTAATACTGCTTGACATGTGGTTAAGCCTTTACTACCCATGAGTACAAAAGCATGGTAATGTTTTAAAGGTTACTTCATAGCTTTCATTCACTGCATTAACAGATAAAAATAACTGTCTAAACGCCCTCAGCAAACACAGTACACATGCACTTTCCCTTAATGCAGCAAAGAATGCTTATCTTTTTGGCGTATGTCAACTGCTGTTGAAGGCACCTGCTGCATTCATGTCAGATTCTTCTCGGCCTGAGAAGGACGCCCTGCGTGACGTCTGGCCCTCGGCACAACAGCTGTTGTGCCATTTTCATATCCTGCAGGCAGAGTGGAGGTGGATCACCTTTTCACACCATAACGTGGACAAAGATGACCGACGCCGCTTCATGGCAGCCTTCCAAAAGGTATTGCCAACTTACTGCTCGCTGAGTACTACACAAAAAATAGACCAAATGCTGTGTGAAAAAATTTAAATGATGGAAGCACTACATCTAAGCTATCATACTGCTTGCGTGGTACACATTACACAGAAAAAACTAAACAAGATCAAGGTCTTATGTTTTGGCATGGTGCTCAAACAATATGAACGTTTACCAAATTGTCcaggttttcatttttcccacaccACATCTGAGCCTATAAGATTAATATTTATTTGGTAGGAAATTGATGTAATATTTAATGATTGTTAAATACTAAATGCAGAGTGATGTAGACACTGGGTTATGTCCAGTCTGAGGCAGAATGCACTGCTTGCACTAACGGAAGAGAATTATTATACCTCAGCTCACCAGCCTAATGcattaatcagtgaaagctgattggcgTTAGCAGCTGAAaggtctggagtggcaggcccaATTTGACGTTTCACAAGCGCCTGCCCACTTGGGCGTCTTACAGGCCTGTTCTGGTGCCTATATGCTCACATGAACACTCTGCCTTCTTCTGCTTCCAATGTTCAGTTCGATCGCAttcccggcacacttcacggactccaggATCTGTTTGCACAAAGCAAGCAGTCTAGTTCCCAGTGTTGCCTTATTCGCAGTCTAAGCACTCCATTCAATTTCGGGACAAAAAAGGCATATAACTGGCTCCCAGGGTCAGCGGAcaccttaaaggactatagatacccgatttttgcttgcgtgttttcctcTTTCAAACAATGCATTAGACATTTTTATGTATACAGCACCCCGCTGTATTCGGCTGCGACCAATATATATAACATGTCAACACAGGTTAACAACATCTTAGTTAAAATCAAAAAGTGATGgacttgggcacggcatgtaatgtgAGGTCAAAATAGCCGATGGTCGTTAAGtgtaatggactggattccaagagaaggcaagcgtacccgGCGGCGGCATAAAGCCAGGTGGGTGAATGATACTAAGTCTGCAGGGATAAGGGgccatgggagaggcgtttgtcctGAAGGTGGGCATAGTCAgattgatgattatgatgaaatctacaaaacaagtggttttttttttcccactaaAAGCAACATGGAGTTAGGTCAGGCTTATTGTGTGAAACACAACTCATAGAATTCATCTCAGCATTCTTTTTTCGGTAGACTGCATTTCTCTGGCTTCAAGAAAGGCTTCCAATTTAGAAGCTCAACACTTAATAGGTATTGCAAAAACTCTGAATAGCAAACATTCCTACTACCCTCTTCACACGGATTGAAGCATATCTAGTGGGAAGGAAGCACTGTGCAGCTTACAACTGCACAAGTTCAACAAGTGTGTGTGTGGCCTTGGGTGTCCATTTCAGGCCTCCGATGTATTTACAAACGATCTTGCTAGCAATGTTTGAAGTGCTACCAAACTGTAGCTGATGTGTGCTGCACTTACCATGAGATTTCCTCTTCAGGATGGTTACGGCAGAATGGGTAGAATAAGGACAAAGAAAGGAATGCACTGACAGGCGTGGACAAAGGTGCTGCTTCAGCACCTTCGCCCACATCtgtctattaaggcgaaagcctttaatggctcaccgttgtccgtccgtccgcaaaatctgtcacactatagctgtcaataaaATGACGTCAactggataagaaaaaaaaatccttgtgcacagCGGAATTCGAACCAGCATCCTTCCGCTCCGcagccaagcgtgctaacgactacgctacttcctgccaatgcatatgtagttctccttgtctgctGTAAGGCGTGGGCTGGgcaactttatttttctttctttttctttgcccacactaatatatgtctactGTAAGGCAaacctgttatacgtagtggcatgggcagggacagtttatttttattctttttatagtccaacaataatttttgtctagcaTAAGGCAGCCCGTTATACCTAGTGGAATGGGCAGggtcattttatttttcattctttttttagtCCCACTGTAATTTTTGTCCACCGtaaggatgctggagagtgtttgcggaaaggcatctaatcagacggatgcctcccaaacatcctccagtgtctccagcatttaagattcacaaacaattgtgtacttaacatttttagccacacatcagtgacacaagcagcaacaccgtgctaaagccctcaccgcactttaggtcaacaaagtaccCCCTGAATTATtgctcttttctttgtcctcgcTCTACGAAATGTGTTGGAGCCACCATAAAGTATGCAACAAGCTCAGTTACCCACCCTTTTAACGGGTGTTTGCTCAGAAACAGGTTTAGTTATGCTACAGGTTAATATTAAGACATTACTTCTTTCACTTTCCTTTTACTGCACTGGCTCACTTTTTTTTCTACTACCTTATTTGCTCATAAAATGCATGGCTTGTGTTAACAGCTTTGGACATGATATCACCTGTTCATTATAATGCATCCTGTTTTTTTGTTGTGCAGTTTTCCCTAAAACAACAATGTGCCAGTGTGGGCACTCcaagcagtgtgtgtgtgtgtgtgtgcgcgtgcatgcgcgcgtgtgtgtgcacgtgcgtgtgtAAACCTTTACAAAACAACGAAAGCAGCTGGAAATACTCAATCAGAAACGAAATCATAATGACTGATCTGGAACTGAATTACGAGCTCCTAATAAAAATGGCTTCAGAAAGAAGTGCAGAATTTGAGTTTAGCtcttcctttttttaaaaaacctTTTTCTGTGACAAAGTACCTCCTCATGCATgagtgaggcaaaaaaaaaacgattgtgcATCACTACGTTCATTAAGCATGGTTAATACACTCCTATTGTTCTCATTTATGTCACAGGTCCTGTATTCAAAGACCAAGGAAGAACTTGAAGAAGCAAAAGCAGCTCTTCGCTCACTGCCTCACCAAGGCTACGTGCAAAGAGTTGACTCGCTTTTGAAGACCGAGGAGGAATGGGTGGCTATGTACCGGGCAGGCATTGTTACAAGAGGACAGAACACAAACAACTACAGCGAGGCATCGATTAGAATTCTGAAGGACATTGTCCTGTGCAGAACAAAAGCATACAACGCAGTAGCCTTGGTGGAATATATCACAACAGCATGGGAGAAGTATTTTGAGACAAGAATTCTTCGCCATGCGCACAACAGAGAATCGGCGCATCGAAACAGCATAGACCGTCTCTTAGACAAGATCCCAGACATGGCTACCGAATCTATCGTGCAAAACCATGACGAAGGTTACAGCGTCCCAAACTCAGCTGGGACTGGGATGTATGAAGTACATGCCGACATTGGGGTCTGTAGCTGCTGGGCAGGGAGTCAAGGGGCCTTCTGCAAACACCAGGCACTTGTACAGAGGGCCTTTGGAGGGTCCTTTCCTAACAGACCACAGCTAACACCTGCTGACTGTGTCCAGCTGGGTCAGCTGGCACTGGGTGAGAGATGCCCACCACTGGAGTTTTTTATGCCCATGACGGGAGGTCTACAAAGTGATGCACCTGCAGGCACTTCTGTGTCTTCTTCTTCTGCCAGTCTGCAAGACCCAGAACACCACCAAGGCCCCAGCTGCTGTGATCAACCAATGGATACGTCGGATGAGAGAAGTCCTTAGCCACGTTTAAAGCCAGAGGTACAGCAGAACCTTTCATTCTATTTACTTCcatcaaaagtgaaaaaaaaaaatcttgtaggcAAAACAGCACAACCATGATGCAAGATACCTTGTATTGCATGCCGAAAATAGTTAGCCTTCAGCAAGGTCTAATAATTACACTCCTAGCCACTTACTGTTCCAGCTGCCATAACTGGTGACGTATTAAAATCAGACTTCATTAACCTTTTGCAGgatctcgaagaaaaatacaggaccCTGGAGCAACACCTGCGACGTCTACACAGACTCGCTGAGGGAAACTCGTCATACGCCGCTTTACTTGATACCGTGAATGCACAGCTCGGTAGCGTGAATACAAGCAGTGGTGCATATGGAGTTATGCTAACCGTAAAGGCCGCAACAAAACCAGACAGGCGGCGAGGCCAGAAGATAAAGGTGCAACCCACAAGCCTGGCAAGGCGCCGACCAGGTCTGGCAAGGGGCTCAGGACGTGTTCCCGCAGGACGGCCACCACAATCAGGGGCAGTAAGGAGCCTAAAACGGAAGCACGCACTGAGCTGCAATGTCCGTGACAATGTGCCTAGTGCCAAGTGCCACTAGGATGGACACACATCACCAGTAATCCTTAGCCTGTCAAGAAGCTAAGTGAACCAAGATGGCTTCAATAACTCTTTGTGGGTGAGGCAGAATCAACAATTTCCTACCTTGACCAGCACCAAATGGGGACATCAGAATTTGCCAGTGTGCTCAAAAGAGCATGTTTTTTCCTGACTGAACATTTTACAAGCGCTGTACTCGTAACGAAAGAAGAAGAATAAGGGCATTATTCTAGCCGCACTGCCACtgctcagagcgagagcctgctgacctggacagaccagagactgtcgccgccgtggttttgcCGCAGCCTGAGCActgacctaagcccccgttacattagATGGAGGTTTGGTTTAGCATCCTCATACCGCCCTGGACCTTTGCAGCCGCACACGACCGACCCCCACTATGCCTAATGACgccaaccaccaagccgtgcaggtggacTCCTCAGTCCTCTGCTCCAgctccctccggcagcgggaccccaccctcttcagcggtactgatgatcatgatgctgaagactggctcacatacGAGCAGgtgagcacatataacaagtgggacgatactaCCAAGTTGAGCGCcgtcatcttttatttgaccggcGTTGCCAGCCTGTGGTTTTCAAACCATGAAGCAGACTTCTCTACGTGGGCTGCTTTcaaggcgaacctcaccgaagtgttaggacgtcctgctgtgcgcaagctgtGCGCTGAACACCGCTTGCTCGAGCGCTCTCAGCGCTCGagtgagacgttcacaagctacactgAAGATGTGGTAAACCTGTGCCTGCGCATCAACGCCCAGATGTCTGAGGTTgatgcctttcagatgctgctgtcgcgagatcttTGCACCATTGCCGAAGTTGTCAGTCTCCGCCAAAGCTACGACAAGGtgcgcaagcagaggctaatcactcgccagcacacagcgcttgtcgagtcgcttgccggcctgtcaGCTGCACCCGACCACTCGCAACTATTGGCACACACCAAAGATTTCGTGCATGAGGAAGTTGCACGTCAACTATCGCTTCTGCCATCCCACTCCATGCAATCTCCGTACCTGGTACCCGACCTTCGCACTGTCATCAGTGAAAAAGTGGCTGGGGCCCTTCCACTGGTCCCTCCGCCTGCGCTAGCTCAGCCGCCCGCACCTGTCACTGCACCCCTGACTTACGCTGCTGCCGTCGTCGCACGGCCGGGGCCACCTAACTACTGCCCAACCTATGCTCCACCTCAAGCATCTATGCCTCAAGCCCCCTCACGCTCTGACGCCTTTTTTCCGACCGCTTCGACAATTCGGCAATCCTTGGCGTACCAGTTACAACCGGCCTATTTGTTGCTCTTACAGATTGCCCGGTCATGTGGCCCAGCTTTGTCGTCGTGTACCAATCTCCCAGGTTcccggttactggcctcctcccagtgaaTATTCACCACCAGCCGAGCCGCCACACAGTTGCCCTCGTTCACCTGATCACACTACCGTCTCTACCCAGCGCTCACCTTCtcctcgtcgccgttccctttctccCATGCATTGGTGCCTGGATCTTTTGCAAGAGGAAAGCTAGATACTGCAGTtcctgaggcaagaactgcgccaccagcgaaatgtccaaggcctcaattatctcccgcaaatctgatcgccgtttctgtagagggtgtttctgttctggcgcttgtcgacaccgatgctgctgcttctgccatgGCGGCCATCTTTTACTGCTccttgcaaaaagtgacgaccccactttctggatttTCGCTAGGCACCGCAAGAGTGCAGGCTATTGCACCGTTAGCGACGTGCGCGGCTCGCGTCATTATTCAGGAGAtcctctacgtgattgaattcATCATTCTGTCTACCTGTGCTCATTAAATCATCTCGGGTTGGGTCTTCCTGATGCGCCATAATGCAGTCATCGATGGTGCTCGAGCTGAACTCAAGTTCTTCGCACTCAGCGGTTCTTCGCCGCCCaatgcccctgctgctgctcctgccaaagccgtcgttgctGAAGACACTGAATTGCCTGCCTGCTCTTCAGTTCTAGTGCccatcacttctgaccttgtttgCGATGGCAACATACTTTTTTACACCATCGCACCTCTTTTTGTGCCGCAAGTACGTGCCCATACCTTACGTCATCCTCACCCTGACATCtggccttagcgcgttgttcgtgacGAATCCATTTACATATGCTTCCACTGTGCGTTGCAGTGAGTGTTTCGGAACTGTTTAAATCATTGATTTCATTCTCTATCACGAAGAGACTGATGATTCGCCGTCCCTCGACGTAGATGCCATCAGCCCGCTGATTCCTGCCCTCGACACTTCGCatccagacgttttccttcccgCCATCAACGCCTCTCTCCCTGCACCTCAACACACTCAACTTCTCGCGCTGCTTCATCACTT contains:
- the LOC144098106 gene encoding uncharacterized protein LOC144098106, producing the protein MFCCTGTDVYTSSKADDCWAALVVTPIMRLQSLESAQELIFVDSTASCDTTSSTVTVLLTATKAGAVPIAVLIHSSQSREGYSLAFQLLKHCYPTCFGNREAPAAFMSDSSRPEKDALRDVWPSAQQLLCHFHILQAEWRWITFSHHNVDKDDRRRFMAAFQKACSGAYMLT